From the genome of Metarhizium brunneum chromosome 4, complete sequence, one region includes:
- the chs-3 gene encoding Chitin synthase 3 — protein MQNHGFNDGAYGGRRSPAAGTDGYHADQYYDDRAGHNLGPYSNTSQGQLYPADYSSERLYMQPPQSVTQSPSPGPYYNHQQDHVVNPQQIHDQGEYFDGYNQGQPPQEHQAYDDDGQPLIQDQLGYSDNPQQHTQIPAGGIKRWKTVKQVLLYRGNLVLDCPVPPILLNQNPHSKERDEFTHMRYSAATCDPSDFYNENFTLRQKLFSSPRHTELFIVVTMYNEDDILFTRTMIGVFKNIEYMCNRPNSKTWGKDAWKKIVVCVVSDGRAKINPRTKAILSGMGVYQEGIAKQQVNNKDVTAHIYEYSTHTHLQLKNGVASLVHNRQPVQMLFCLKEKNQKKINSHRWFFQAFGRVLDPNICVLIDAGTRPGGNSIYHLWKAFDLEPMCGGACGEIKAMLGTGGKNLVNPLVATQNFEYKMSNILDKPLESAFGFISVLPGAFSAYRYVALQNDKNGQGPLEKYFLGETLHGGSSAGLFESNMYLAEDRILCFELVTKRNCHWILQYVKSATGETDVPDTVTELVLQRRRWLNGSFFAAIYAIAHFYEFFRSNHSFFRKLAFFVEFVFNTINMIFAWFAIGNFFLVFKILTTSLGSDDLLGRTGEILGVVFTWLYGVFLMTCFVLSMGNRPAGSGRLYTAMVWFWAIIMIYLMFAAIFIAVKAIIKDVNSGTAFSISQLFKNPVFYTLIISVMSTFGIWLIASIIMFDPWHMVTSFIQYMLLTPTYTNVLNVYAFCNTHDVSWGTKGDDKVEKLPSVNTKDGQGKTDLPDEGDLNAQYQREVEKFSTKFKEVKTPPTAVQLQEKQMDYYRGVRTGVVLIWMITNFALAALVLSSAGLERITPGGGDQQQEATNRSNIYMTIVLWSVAVLSGFKFLGAMWFLVVRMFRGV, from the exons ACACAGAGCCCCAGTCCCGGGCCATACTATAACCACCAACAAGACCACGTCGTCAACCCGCAGCAAATACACGATCAAGGCGAATATTTCGATGGCTACAATCAAGGACAACCTCCTCAGGAGCATCAGGcatacgacgacgacggccagcCATTGATACAAGATCAGCTCGGTTATTCAGACAACCCTCAACAGCACACCCAGATCCCAGCTGGAGGAATCAAACGATGGAAGACGGTCAAACAGGTCTTGCTGTACCGTGGTAACCTCGTTCTGGACTGTCCTGTTCCGCCCATCCTATTAAATCAGAATCCCCACAGCAAAGAGCGTGACGAGTTCACTCATATGCGATATTCCGCCGCAACATGCGATCCATCGGACTTCTATAACGAGAACTTCACCCTTCGCCAGAAGCTGTTCAGCTCGCCTCGCCACACCGAACTCTTCATCGTCGTTACCATGTACAACGAAGACGACATCTTATTCACTCGCACCATGATTGGCGTGTTCAAGAACATCGAGTATATGTGCAATCGCCCCAACAGTAAAACCTGGGGCAAAGACGCCTGGAAGAAGATTGTAGTGTGTGTTGTAAGCGATGGGCGCGCTAAAATTAATCCGCGAACGAAGGCTATCTTGTCCGGTATGGGTGTTTATCAGGAAGGTATCGCGAAGCAACAAGTCAACAATAAAGATGTGACGGCGCATATCTACGAGTACAGCACGCATACCCATCTGCAGCTCAAGAACGGGGTGGCTTCTCTTGTCCACAACCGACAGCCCGTGCAAATGCTCTTCTGTCTCAAGGAAAAGAACCAGAAGAAGATCAACTCACATCGTTGGTTCTTCCAGGCCTTTGGCCGCGTCCTGGACCCCAACATTTGCGTCCTTATCGATGCTGGTACACGTCCTGGAGGCAATTCCATCTATCATTTGTGGAAAGCTTTTGACCTGGAGCCCATGTGCGGTGGTGCTTGCGGCGAGATTAAGGCCATGTTGGGCACGGGCGGCAAAAACCTCGTCAATCCGCTTGTTGCCACGCAAAATTTTGAGTACAAGATGAGCAACATTCTCGACAAGCCTCTCGAATCTGCTTTCGGATTCATTTCCGTCTTGCCCGGCGCCTTCTCAGCGTACCGGTACGTTGCCCTGCAAAACGATAAGAACGGACAGGGGCCACTAGAAAAATACTTCTTGGGTGAGACACTGCATGGTGGGAGCAGTGCCGGACTCTTTGAATCAAACATGTACCTGGCCGAGGATCGAATTCTCTGCTTTGAACTCGTGACCAAGCGAAATTGCCATTGGATTCTTCAATATGTCAAATCGGCTACAGGAGAGACCGATGTACCGGATACAGTAACGGAACTGGTTCTTCAACGTCGTCGATGGCTAAATGGATCCTTCTTCGCTGCCATTTATGCTATTGCTCATTTCTATGAATTCTTCCGATCGAATCACTCCTTTTTCCGCAAACTGGCCTTCTTTGTCGAGTTCGTCTTCAACACAATTAATATGATCTTTGCCTGGTTTGCTATCGGCAACTTCTTCTTAGTTTTCAAGATTCTCACTACGAGTCTTGGCTCCGACGACTTGTTGGGCAGAACCGGAGAGATTCTTGGCGTTGTTTTTACTTGGCTTTATGGTGTATTTTTGATGACATGCTTCGTTCTCTCCATGGGTAATAGGCCAGCTGGTTCCGGGAGATTGTACACGGCAATGGTGTGGTTTTGGGCCATCATAATGAT ATACTTGATGTTTGCTGCCATCTTCATTGCGGTcaaggctattataaaagacGTCAACAGCGGCACAGCCTTTAGCATCAGCCAGCTGTTCAAGAATCCGGTCTTCTACACGCTCATCATATCCGTCATGTCCACGTTTGGTATTTGGCTCATTGCGTCGATTATCATGTTCGACCCGTGGCACATGGTTACTTCGTTCATTCAGTACATGTTGCTTACTCCCACCTACACCAACGTCCTGAACGTCTACGCCTTTTGCAATACTCACGATGTTTCATGGGGCACGAAAGGCGATGACAAGGTGGAAAAATTGCCCTCCGTCAACACCAAAGACGGCCAGGGTAAGACGGATCTACCTGATGAGGGTGATTTGAACGCTCAGTACCAGCGAGAGGTTGAAAAATTCAGCACCAAGTTCAAGGAAGTCAAGACGCCGCCGACCGCCGTCCAGCTGCAGGAAAAGCAAATGGATTACTACCGAGGTGTACGAACAGGTGTGGTGTTGATTTGGATGATTACCAACTTTGCTTTGGCTGCGTTGGTTCTCAGCTCGGCTGGATTGGAGAGGATCACGCCTGGGGGTGGAGACCAACAGCAAGAAGCGACAAATCGATCCAATATTTACATGACGATTGTGTTGTGGAGCGTGGCGGTGCTCAGCGGATTCAAATTTCTGGGAGCCATGTGGTTCTTGGTTGTTCGAATGTTCCGAGGGGTTTAG